From Sphingomonas hengshuiensis, one genomic window encodes:
- a CDS encoding efflux RND transporter periplasmic adaptor subunit, with product MNMIARIDPADPAQDDKGAAARLKRMPGWQRGALLVLPVALVAGGVGLANRSAPAVAAPPPPTVTVATPLLRQINEWDDYVGRFEPSRTVEVRPRVSGAVVGVHFTDGAIVQKGQLLFTLDARPFAAALAEARAGLASSQSELALAQSDLGRAQRLVDVEAVSKSDVERLQARVRAANASVAAAQARVRARALDVEFTQVRAPIGGRISDRKVDAGNLVAAGEGQGGSLLTTINALDPIYFTFDGSEALFLKTKRAKAAGASESPVEIQLQDEADYRWKGKLDFTDNRLDARSGTIRGRAVLANPGMFLTPGMFGNMRLSAGGTAQALLVPDAAISTDQARKIVMVLGKDGTVQPRPVETGPVVDGLRVVRSGLTPQDRVILAGAAMIPPGTPVQAKAGQIAPTAAAPAPKISAPVTGEATFAR from the coding sequence ATGAACATGATCGCACGCATTGATCCCGCCGACCCGGCGCAGGACGACAAGGGCGCTGCTGCCCGGTTGAAGCGGATGCCCGGCTGGCAGCGCGGCGCATTGCTGGTGCTGCCGGTGGCGCTGGTCGCGGGCGGCGTCGGGCTGGCCAATCGTTCGGCCCCCGCGGTCGCCGCACCGCCGCCGCCCACCGTCACGGTTGCGACCCCGCTGCTGCGCCAGATCAACGAATGGGACGATTATGTCGGCCGGTTCGAGCCGAGCCGCACGGTCGAGGTACGTCCGCGCGTCTCGGGCGCGGTCGTCGGCGTCCATTTCACCGACGGCGCGATCGTCCAGAAGGGGCAATTGCTCTTCACGCTCGACGCACGCCCGTTCGCCGCGGCGCTGGCCGAGGCGCGCGCGGGACTCGCCAGTTCGCAGAGCGAACTCGCGCTCGCCCAGTCGGATCTTGGCCGCGCCCAGCGGCTGGTGGATGTCGAGGCCGTGTCCAAAAGCGATGTCGAGCGGCTCCAGGCGCGCGTGCGCGCCGCCAATGCATCGGTCGCTGCGGCGCAGGCCCGCGTCCGTGCGCGGGCGCTGGACGTCGAGTTCACCCAGGTTCGCGCGCCCATTGGTGGCCGGATTTCGGATCGCAAGGTCGATGCCGGCAATCTGGTCGCCGCGGGCGAGGGGCAGGGCGGTTCGCTGCTGACCACGATCAACGCGCTCGATCCGATCTACTTCACGTTCGACGGGTCGGAGGCGCTGTTCCTCAAGACCAAGCGCGCAAAGGCGGCGGGGGCGAGCGAGTCCCCGGTTGAGATCCAGCTTCAGGACGAGGCGGATTATCGCTGGAAGGGCAAGCTCGACTTTACCGACAACCGGCTCGACGCCCGCTCGGGCACGATCCGCGGGCGCGCGGTGCTCGCCAATCCGGGGATGTTCCTGACGCCGGGGATGTTCGGCAACATGCGGCTGTCCGCGGGCGGCACCGCCCAGGCGCTGCTGGTGCCCGATGCCGCGATCTCGACCGATCAGGCGCGCAAGATTGTGATGGTGCTCGGCAAGGACGGCACCGTCCAGCCGCGCCCGGTGGAAACCGGGCCGGTGGTCGACGGGCTCCGCGTGGTTCGGTCTGGCCTGACGCCGCAGGATCGTGTGATCCTGGCGGGCGCGGCGATGATCCCGCCCGGCACCCCGGTGCAGGCCAAGGCGGGGCAGATCGCGCCGACCGCCGCCGCGCCCGCGCCCAAGATCTCGGCTCCGGTCACGGGCGAAGCGACCTTCGCCCGCTGA
- a CDS encoding TetR/AcrR family transcriptional regulator, which produces MKDAVISPPKGRPREFCVDAALTSALRVFWTKGYEGASLSDLTEAMGITRPSLYAAFGNKEALFRKALDLYEREKLEYMHTALDAPSARGVAERLLQGALENQLSNCDPKGCLGVISSVACGSEATSIRAEVLERGAVAKRALVARFERAIEEGDLPEGTDTVALTSYLIAILQGLAMQAGAGATRAELEGLIAVSLAMWPKR; this is translated from the coding sequence ATGAAAGATGCCGTGATCTCCCCCCCGAAAGGTCGCCCGCGCGAGTTCTGCGTCGATGCGGCGCTCACCTCCGCGCTGCGCGTGTTCTGGACCAAGGGCTATGAAGGCGCCTCGCTGAGCGACCTTACCGAGGCGATGGGCATCACGCGCCCCAGCCTTTACGCTGCGTTCGGCAACAAGGAGGCGCTGTTCCGCAAGGCGCTCGACCTCTATGAGCGCGAGAAGCTCGAATATATGCACACGGCGCTCGATGCGCCGTCGGCGCGCGGTGTCGCAGAGCGGCTGTTGCAGGGCGCGCTCGAAAACCAGCTGAGCAATTGCGATCCGAAGGGATGCCTGGGCGTCATCAGCTCCGTCGCCTGCGGCAGCGAGGCCACGTCGATCCGCGCCGAGGTGCTCGAACGCGGCGCAGTGGCGAAGCGCGCGCTGGTCGCCCGGTTCGAACGCGCGATCGAGGAAGGGGATTTGCCTGAGGGTACCGATACGGTGGCGCTGACCAGCTACCTTATCGCGATCCTCCAGGGGCTCGCGATGCAGGCCGGCGCCGGCGCCACGCGCGCCGAACTGGAGGGCTTGATCGCCGTCAGCCTGGCCATGTGGCCAAAGCGCTAG